The following proteins come from a genomic window of Synechococcus sp. NB0720_010:
- a CDS encoding allophycocyanin subunit alpha-B: MSVVRDLILQADDQLRYPTGGELRSMVEFLSTGSNRLSVVRILTDNEKKIVDEASKQLFSRKPEYVAPGGNAYGSKQRAQCLRDFGWYLRLVTYGVLAGSTELIQKIGLEGAREMYNSLGVPMPGMVESMRCMKEAALVLLSQEDAAVAAPYFDFLIQGMQTPC; encoded by the coding sequence ATGAGCGTCGTACGCGATCTGATCCTTCAGGCAGACGATCAGCTCCGCTATCCCACCGGCGGTGAGCTGCGCTCCATGGTGGAGTTCCTCTCCACCGGCTCTAATCGCCTTTCCGTTGTCCGGATCCTGACTGACAACGAAAAGAAGATCGTTGACGAAGCCTCGAAGCAGCTCTTCAGCCGTAAGCCCGAATACGTCGCACCTGGCGGCAACGCCTACGGCTCTAAGCAACGGGCCCAGTGCCTGCGCGACTTCGGCTGGTACCTGCGTCTGGTCACCTACGGCGTCCTGGCTGGGAGCACCGAGCTGATTCAGAAGATTGGCCTCGAGGGTGCTCGTGAGATGTACAACAGCCTCGGTGTTCCGATGCCCGGCATGGTCGAATCCATGCGTTGCATGAAGGAAGCCGCTCTGGTGCTGCTCAGCCAAGAGGATGCTGCCGTCGCCGCTCCTTACTTCGATTTCTTGATTCAAGGAATGCAGACCCCCTGCTGA
- a CDS encoding molecular chaperone DnaJ — translation MSQRETDKRRISLELSEELLDWIDGLKGQLGLRSRGATVERLLQEVRGSQDEDADQDDSSQSQPHKTPEGEERDSLELEEEQRPIPLDEDLSIVLVHSGLVAQRDQSHVSSESSEVLREGSPEPPAATGGIQLPGFVRKQAKRVKQTLDAPPRAATPDATLALIHRLELEQAMQQVASHWSEVYGQAPTEAALEAAMVWLGRDIWPQSGDSDGRPFGWNLVQQVMFSYAPEWEEGTPTLERVIVAAGILEDPFGGSTLAARVPSLITRFVQRHRSRSKRSTSFDAIDNSMTVHSALKMLQLATVADRPYSLREIREAYRTQAVSHHPDAGGSADAMRRLNEAYQFLKERYRDIA, via the coding sequence GTGAGCCAGCGAGAGACCGACAAACGGCGGATCTCGCTGGAACTCAGCGAGGAGCTTTTGGACTGGATCGACGGGCTGAAAGGTCAGCTCGGCTTGCGCAGCCGCGGCGCCACGGTTGAACGCCTACTTCAGGAAGTCAGGGGATCCCAGGACGAGGACGCAGACCAGGACGACTCCTCGCAATCGCAGCCTCACAAGACTCCGGAGGGGGAGGAACGGGACTCACTCGAGCTCGAAGAAGAGCAGAGACCCATTCCCCTCGACGAAGACCTTTCAATTGTTCTCGTGCACTCAGGCTTAGTCGCACAGCGAGACCAGAGCCATGTCTCATCCGAGAGCAGTGAGGTTTTGCGGGAGGGGTCCCCGGAGCCTCCTGCCGCCACAGGCGGCATTCAGCTTCCCGGCTTCGTGCGCAAGCAAGCCAAGCGCGTCAAGCAAACCCTCGACGCGCCTCCCCGCGCGGCAACGCCTGACGCCACGTTGGCCCTGATCCACCGGCTTGAACTGGAACAAGCCATGCAACAGGTCGCCTCGCACTGGAGCGAGGTCTACGGCCAAGCGCCAACGGAGGCTGCGCTGGAAGCGGCCATGGTCTGGCTGGGCCGGGATATCTGGCCGCAATCGGGGGACAGCGACGGACGTCCCTTCGGCTGGAACCTGGTTCAACAGGTGATGTTCTCCTATGCGCCCGAGTGGGAGGAGGGGACCCCGACCCTTGAGCGCGTGATCGTTGCTGCGGGAATCCTTGAGGACCCCTTTGGTGGATCAACGCTGGCCGCACGTGTTCCGAGCTTGATCACACGCTTCGTTCAGCGTCACCGAAGCCGCAGCAAGCGAAGCACCTCCTTTGATGCCATCGACAACAGCATGACGGTGCACAGCGCCCTGAAGATGCTCCAGCTCGCCACGGTCGCCGATCGCCCCTACAGCCTGCGGGAGATCAGGGAGGCCTACCGCACCCAAGCCGTCAGCCATCACCCTGATGCCGGCGGATCAGCTGATGCGATGCGTCGCCTCAACGAGGCCTACCAGTTCCTCAAGGAGCGCTATCGCGACATTGCCTAA
- a CDS encoding DUF3370 family protein: MRPLAIALVGGVLIAPIPAQADVALMAGQQARPLQGAFNTVPVLHSNQPEEVHGPGILVTTTPGQTIAAETGQPLANATYTFNGEFGLHVHHKYYPNDKSRMGSGGGRRGELTLATLLINPSSQPVHIRFEKGAVRNSFEAPYQSDNLMGVKPLGHRPWNTGPGDATAVQMLRGKLDRRLADEITIPARSRIVLFSTQLPAKGIANGLLKGRSDGPFQMAVVAAEDPQSDADLIAVLDQRRLAPGRVYLSRIRQIENGTVFSRVAGVAVGDEYTASVSHDLQQGALHVPLTSTNRHHFGTGEVQINPLVTRMVDSSLNNVGTYGVRFDVTMNLTGTGPHKLVLSHPTINGRGKFTAFRGSIRIETSDGYQEVHVGMKSGESLPIADLYLRPGQSNPIKVSLVYPADATPGHLLSVVSDQQLANLKQRETMTAVAAAATKQSPPKVPVAAIKSPVFEPVTIRPVAPPVVAPPQWVEPPPALPNLEGVSAAVINPTRMSESLMLRYQQAVEAQQKMMNSLLGR; encoded by the coding sequence ATGAGACCCCTCGCAATTGCTCTCGTTGGCGGCGTGTTGATCGCCCCTATCCCGGCTCAAGCCGATGTGGCCTTGATGGCCGGCCAGCAGGCCCGGCCGCTGCAGGGTGCGTTCAACACCGTTCCGGTCCTGCACTCCAACCAACCGGAGGAGGTGCATGGACCAGGCATCCTGGTGACGACAACACCCGGACAGACCATTGCGGCGGAGACGGGACAACCCCTTGCCAACGCCACCTACACCTTTAACGGTGAGTTCGGCCTTCACGTTCACCACAAGTACTACCCGAATGACAAGAGCCGCATGGGTAGCGGTGGTGGACGCCGCGGTGAACTCACCCTGGCCACCCTGCTGATCAACCCCAGCAGTCAGCCCGTTCACATTCGCTTTGAGAAAGGGGCTGTCCGCAACAGCTTTGAAGCGCCCTACCAGTCCGACAATCTGATGGGCGTGAAGCCTCTCGGCCATCGCCCATGGAACACCGGGCCAGGGGACGCGACAGCCGTGCAAATGCTGCGCGGCAAGCTGGACCGGAGACTGGCCGATGAGATCACCATCCCCGCCCGCAGCAGGATTGTTCTCTTCAGCACTCAACTCCCAGCCAAGGGCATTGCCAACGGACTGCTGAAGGGACGAAGCGATGGACCGTTCCAGATGGCTGTGGTGGCCGCCGAGGATCCCCAGTCCGATGCAGATCTGATCGCTGTCCTGGATCAACGGCGTTTGGCACCAGGTCGGGTTTACCTCAGCCGGATTCGCCAAATTGAAAACGGCACGGTCTTCTCACGGGTGGCGGGCGTCGCCGTTGGCGACGAATACACCGCAAGCGTGTCCCATGACCTCCAGCAAGGTGCACTGCACGTGCCCCTCACCAGCACCAACCGCCACCATTTCGGCACCGGGGAAGTTCAGATCAATCCCCTGGTCACCCGAATGGTTGATTCCTCGTTAAACAACGTCGGGACCTACGGGGTGCGCTTTGACGTCACCATGAATCTCACGGGCACAGGCCCCCACAAGTTGGTGCTCAGCCATCCCACGATCAATGGCCGAGGCAAATTCACCGCCTTCCGCGGCTCAATCCGCATCGAAACATCCGATGGATACCAAGAGGTCCACGTCGGGATGAAGTCCGGCGAAAGCCTCCCCATTGCCGACCTTTATCTACGGCCGGGTCAGAGCAATCCCATCAAGGTCAGCCTGGTCTATCCAGCGGATGCAACCCCTGGGCACCTGCTGAGCGTGGTTTCGGACCAGCAATTGGCCAATCTCAAACAACGGGAGACGATGACTGCGGTCGCTGCTGCCGCCACAAAACAAAGCCCACCCAAGGTTCCCGTAGCGGCGATCAAGTCACCAGTCTTTGAGCCTGTGACGATCAGGCCGGTCGCGCCACCGGTCGTCGCTCCCCCGCAATGGGTTGAGCCCCCACCGGCACTTCCCAATCTGGAGGGCGTTTCTGCCGCAGTGATCAACCCGACACGCATGAGTGAGAGCTTGATGCTCCGCTATCAGCAGGCTGTCGAGGCCCAACAAAAGATGATGAACTCCCTGTTGGGTCGATAA
- a CDS encoding sigma-70 family RNA polymerase sigma factor, with the protein MPTTREQAAEVKRHRGLVLGTARHYAQRCREPVDDLIQAGWVGFLRASARFQPGPDRSLGAYAKPFVRGAILRHLRDNSRLVRLPRSVQDRLAQLNKIEAATGNQATVGLGRRLGWSETALRVLQQAEQLERLDWLDPERCEGIAAMDDETDPLLPRAMAQSWLASIQQRHSQVVELVVLEGYSLRRTAGLLGISSATVRRRLHAGLEELRTRWNPAFGARGCSGPH; encoded by the coding sequence ATGCCCACCACGCGGGAGCAGGCCGCAGAAGTTAAGCGGCATCGCGGTCTTGTCCTCGGAACAGCACGGCACTACGCCCAGCGCTGCAGGGAACCCGTCGACGATTTGATCCAGGCTGGCTGGGTCGGTTTCCTCAGGGCCTCAGCGCGGTTTCAGCCAGGACCTGACCGCAGCCTTGGTGCCTATGCCAAGCCCTTTGTCCGCGGCGCAATCCTTCGGCACCTCAGAGACAACAGCCGGCTGGTGCGCTTGCCCCGATCTGTTCAGGATCGGTTAGCGCAGTTGAACAAGATTGAGGCCGCTACTGGCAACCAAGCAACAGTGGGCTTGGGCCGCCGACTGGGCTGGAGTGAGACAGCCTTGCGTGTCCTGCAGCAGGCCGAACAGCTAGAGAGGCTCGATTGGCTTGACCCTGAGCGCTGTGAGGGGATTGCAGCCATGGACGACGAGACCGACCCGTTGCTGCCACGGGCAATGGCGCAGTCCTGGTTGGCGTCGATCCAGCAACGCCACAGTCAGGTTGTGGAGCTTGTGGTCTTGGAGGGCTACAGCCTGCGCCGGACCGCTGGTCTGCTGGGGATCAGCTCCGCAACGGTCCGGCGCAGGCTTCACGCTGGACTGGAGGAGCTCAGGACTCGCTGGAATCCTGCATTTGGCGCTCGAGGGTGCTCAGGGCCGCATTGA
- a CDS encoding ATP adenylyltransferase encodes MGVLGRYGTAALRCSDVAEANGALIPLDTALEGLARCEPFVIRRLESATPKHLRREGPKPNPFLPWDQRLEVERLGSSHLLLLNKFPVQRGHLLLITQQWRPQAGWLEPADWRQLAAVDACTSGLWFFNSCPEAGASQPHRHLQLLPREPSEVCCPLDSAIRAQLDGLEAPWPWRYRVSHRTAPAGAEAAAELERLYLEQTESLGLGQPSMSEHPGAPYNVLISPDWFMTVARTREHAAGFSVNALGFAGYLLLTNGSDRDWLERHGPLELLRTVAQPR; translated from the coding sequence ATGGGCGTTCTGGGGCGCTACGGCACAGCAGCGCTGCGCTGCAGCGACGTGGCTGAAGCCAACGGTGCGCTGATCCCCCTGGATACCGCTTTGGAAGGCCTGGCGCGCTGCGAGCCATTCGTCATTCGCCGACTGGAATCGGCCACACCGAAACATCTGCGCCGGGAGGGGCCCAAGCCAAATCCCTTTCTTCCCTGGGATCAGCGCCTGGAGGTGGAACGACTCGGAAGCAGCCACCTGTTGCTGTTGAACAAGTTCCCCGTCCAACGGGGCCACCTGCTCTTGATCACCCAACAGTGGAGGCCGCAGGCCGGATGGCTTGAGCCTGCCGACTGGAGGCAACTCGCGGCCGTGGATGCCTGCACCAGTGGTCTTTGGTTTTTCAATAGTTGCCCCGAAGCCGGGGCGAGCCAGCCCCATCGCCACCTGCAGCTGCTGCCGCGGGAGCCGTCTGAGGTCTGTTGTCCCCTCGACAGCGCTATCCGGGCCCAACTGGACGGATTGGAAGCTCCCTGGCCCTGGCGCTATCGCGTGAGTCACCGGACCGCACCGGCTGGGGCTGAAGCGGCGGCGGAACTCGAGCGCCTCTACCTCGAGCAAACGGAGAGCTTGGGTCTTGGGCAACCGTCGATGTCCGAGCACCCAGGAGCTCCCTACAACGTGCTGATCAGCCCCGACTGGTTCATGACCGTGGCCCGCACCAGGGAGCACGCGGCGGGGTTCAGCGTGAATGCCCTTGGTTTTGCTGGCTACCTACTGCTCACGAACGGCTCCGATCGGGATTGGCTCGAGCGCCATGGTCCTTTGGAGCTGCTGCGAACGGTGGCTCAACCTCGGTGA
- a CDS encoding PhzF family phenazine biosynthesis protein, with protein MPELPSDPTARRALLIEAFADGPLCGNGAAVVELQEAASPEWMQALAGSLKQSETAFLWLNPRQQWCIRWFTPTCEVPLCGHATLAATLALQHWNLVPVGDELRLASRSGGLAVRVDPQVTGAASLVLPSEPLIHEQAPSYLRQVLDSDVLGYWRSNLGYRVVLVDSALILRELRGVSERLEGADRQGLVVMQAGSSAELFGQTCDYQLRFFAPGLGIEEDPVTGSAHALVAPWWADALGKSTLHGWQPSARCGGMRCELQEGYRVRLSGLGHVLWSGSVATGPPGHVPGDWSVCSQD; from the coding sequence ATGCCTGAGCTTCCTTCCGATCCAACGGCGCGGCGGGCTCTGCTGATCGAGGCGTTTGCTGATGGTCCCCTGTGCGGCAACGGCGCAGCGGTGGTGGAACTGCAGGAGGCGGCCAGCCCAGAGTGGATGCAGGCCCTGGCGGGCAGTTTGAAGCAATCTGAGACGGCCTTTCTTTGGCTGAACCCCAGGCAGCAGTGGTGCATTCGCTGGTTCACACCAACCTGTGAGGTGCCCCTCTGCGGCCATGCAACGCTGGCCGCAACCCTGGCCCTGCAGCACTGGAACTTGGTTCCAGTAGGAGACGAGCTCCGCCTGGCGAGCCGAAGCGGTGGCTTAGCGGTTCGCGTTGATCCGCAGGTGACGGGAGCTGCCTCCCTGGTGCTGCCCAGCGAACCCCTCATCCATGAGCAGGCACCGAGCTATCTGAGGCAGGTTCTGGACAGCGACGTCTTGGGCTACTGGCGCTCGAACTTGGGCTATCGCGTCGTACTCGTGGACAGCGCGCTGATCCTGCGGGAGCTCCGGGGGGTGAGTGAGCGCCTCGAAGGGGCTGATCGTCAAGGTCTGGTGGTGATGCAGGCCGGGAGCTCCGCTGAGCTCTTTGGCCAGACCTGCGACTACCAGCTGCGCTTCTTTGCCCCAGGCCTCGGCATTGAGGAGGATCCGGTAACGGGTTCAGCCCATGCCCTCGTCGCGCCCTGGTGGGCCGATGCGCTCGGCAAGTCCACCCTGCACGGCTGGCAGCCCTCGGCCCGCTGCGGCGGGATGCGCTGTGAGCTCCAGGAGGGTTACCGCGTGCGCCTCAGTGGTCTGGGCCATGTCCTCTGGTCAGGCTCAGTCGCAACCGGCCCTCCAGGGCATGTTCCAGGCGACTGGAGCGTCTGCAGTCAGGACTGA
- a CDS encoding NAD(P)H-dependent glycerol-3-phosphate dehydrogenase, which translates to MTPLSIGVLGLGAWGQTLSDLFSRQGHQIRVWSRRSGGSPLEAIRGVDLVLVAVSLAGSKQLATDLAGGWDLRVPLLSCSKGLDPETQLTASQIWQAANPELNPLVLSGPNLATELAQGCPAASVLAGVDLDRVQQLQRQLSSDQLRLYASADPLGVELAGALKNVMAIAAGICDGLQLGANAKASLLCRGMAEMGLVIQNLGGEQGSLYGLAGLGDLLATANSPLSRNYRFGLALAGGASASEAQASVGATVEGFKTAQAVAALGERHGWSLPICQQVVRTADGRSSPQEAVHALMQRSLRDEQA; encoded by the coding sequence GTGACCCCCCTCAGCATCGGTGTCCTGGGCCTTGGGGCTTGGGGGCAGACCCTCTCTGATCTGTTCAGCCGCCAGGGGCACCAGATCAGGGTTTGGAGTCGCCGCAGCGGAGGGTCCCCTCTCGAGGCGATACGCGGTGTTGATTTGGTGCTGGTGGCCGTCTCCCTTGCAGGGAGCAAGCAGCTGGCCACAGACCTGGCTGGGGGCTGGGACCTGCGAGTGCCGCTGCTGAGCTGTAGCAAGGGGCTCGACCCCGAGACCCAGCTCACCGCAAGTCAGATCTGGCAGGCCGCTAATCCCGAGCTCAACCCTCTGGTGCTGAGTGGTCCCAACCTTGCGACTGAATTGGCCCAGGGCTGCCCGGCGGCGAGTGTTTTGGCCGGGGTGGACCTCGATCGGGTTCAGCAGCTGCAGCGGCAGCTCAGCTCCGATCAGCTGCGGCTTTATGCCAGTGCCGATCCGCTTGGAGTGGAACTCGCGGGTGCGCTTAAAAACGTGATGGCGATCGCGGCTGGGATCTGCGATGGCCTGCAGCTCGGAGCCAACGCCAAGGCCTCGTTGCTCTGCCGGGGGATGGCGGAGATGGGACTGGTGATTCAGAACCTGGGGGGAGAGCAGGGCAGCCTCTACGGGTTGGCGGGTCTGGGTGATCTCTTGGCAACAGCGAACAGCCCCCTCAGCCGGAACTACCGCTTTGGTTTGGCCCTGGCGGGAGGGGCCAGTGCCAGCGAAGCCCAAGCCAGCGTTGGCGCCACTGTCGAGGGATTCAAGACTGCCCAGGCTGTTGCGGCACTGGGCGAGCGCCACGGCTGGTCCCTACCGATCTGCCAGCAGGTGGTGCGTACGGCAGACGGCCGAAGTAGCCCCCAAGAGGCGGTTCATGCCTTAATGCAGCGGTCCCTTCGTGATGAGCAGGCCTAG
- a CDS encoding DUF2237 family protein → MNAAETTSLNVLGEPLQECGCDPMTGWFRDGSCRTNAADLGRHSVCCVVNEQFLSYSKAQGNDLTTPMPAYGFPGLKPGDHWCVCAARWLEAYQDGMAPPVRLAACEDSSLDVIPLELLQAHAADQ, encoded by the coding sequence ATGAACGCAGCTGAGACCACGTCCCTCAACGTTCTTGGAGAACCGTTGCAGGAGTGTGGATGTGACCCGATGACTGGCTGGTTTCGCGACGGCAGCTGCCGCACCAACGCAGCGGATTTGGGGCGTCACAGCGTCTGTTGCGTCGTCAATGAACAATTCCTCAGCTACTCGAAGGCTCAGGGGAATGATTTGACGACCCCGATGCCCGCCTATGGCTTCCCCGGGCTCAAACCCGGTGACCATTGGTGCGTCTGTGCAGCCCGTTGGCTCGAGGCCTACCAAGACGGCATGGCCCCACCCGTCCGCCTCGCAGCTTGTGAGGACTCCAGCCTGGACGTGATTCCCCTCGAGCTGCTTCAGGCCCACGCGGCGGACCAGTGA
- a CDS encoding DUF4090 family protein: MAIAGPGGVDAAIASGIDLDGSPIPQEMLALYNEVMDLECQRARSGVKKSMRNRVVKTGSKHFDQQTLDARLKAAGWDGLKDKEVAFFYG; encoded by the coding sequence ATGGCCATTGCCGGACCTGGCGGCGTCGATGCTGCAATCGCCTCAGGCATTGATCTCGATGGAAGCCCGATCCCTCAGGAGATGCTGGCCCTCTACAACGAGGTGATGGATCTGGAGTGTCAACGGGCCCGCAGCGGCGTCAAAAAATCAATGCGGAACCGTGTGGTTAAAACCGGCTCGAAGCACTTTGACCAACAGACCCTCGATGCACGCCTCAAGGCGGCTGGCTGGGATGGCCTGAAGGACAAAGAGGTCGCCTTCTTCTACGGCTGA
- the metH gene encoding methionine synthase, with product MLTTQRIGFLERLHSPARPVLVFDGATGTSLQQMDLTADDFGGLALEGCNENLVFTRPDAVQAVHRQFLEAGCDVIETDTFGATSTVLAEYDIQDKAFELNKRAAELAREMAAAYSTPEKPRFVAGSMGPTTKLPTLGHIGFDEMRDSFAEQAEGLIAGDVDLFIVETCQDVLQIKAALQGIEQAFAKTGERRPLMVSVTMETTGTMLVGSDIAAVVAILEPFPIDVLGLNCATGPEQMKEHVRYLSAHSPFVVSCIPNAGLPENIGGVAHYRLTPTEMKMQLMHFVEDLGVQVIGGCCGTTPAHIGALAELASELQPAERSVRGSTEPDADAPRPALQYEPSASSIYGVTPYLQDNSFLIIGERLNASGSKKVRELLAEEDWDGLVSVARGQVKENAHVLDVNVDYVGRDGEADMHALVSRLVTNVNLPLMLDSTEWQKMEAGLKVAGGKCILNSTNYEDGDERFFKVLELARDYGAGVVVGTIDEEGMARSAERKFAIAQRAYRDALEYGIPAHEIFYDPLALPISTGIEEDRENGLATVQAIRMIRENLPGVHVVLGVSNVSFGLSPAARIVLNSVFLHDCCEAGMDAAIVSPAKILPLIKISEEHQQVCRDLINDRRRFENGVCVYDPLTELTTLFEGVSTKEARASGPSLADLPVEERLKQHIIDGERIGLEDALRLALETYKPLHIINTFLLDGMKVVGELFGSGQMQLPFVLQSAETMKSAVAFLEPLMDKVEGESSAKAKFLIATVKGDVHDIGKNLVDIILTNNGYEVINLGIKQPVEAIIEAQQKHNADCIAMSGLLVKSTAFMKDNLAAFNEAGINVPVILGGAALTPRFVNKDCREVYAGQVIYGRDAFADLRFMDALVTAKADEQWDNAKGFLGAIPEGLGLDNAGESDGQPEGSGGKAAAESTPAALTPVSTERSEAVPEEPALTPPFWGSQVLREDAIDIESVFAYLDRNALFAGQWQLRKAQGQSREDYEAMLAEKAEPVLAHWKQRCIDEALLSPRVAYGYYPCGRDGNALVVLNPEQHDQELGRFELPRQRSGNRYCIADFYRDLAPGATDVLPMQAVTMGERATEFAQELFKGDQYSDYLYFHGLGVQMAEALAEWVHARIRSELGYPDPADMPLRDVLAQRYRGSRYSFGYPACPNVPDSRQQLTWLGTDRIGLSMDESDQLEPEQSTTALVALHSQARYFSA from the coding sequence ATGCTCACCACACAACGCATCGGTTTTCTAGAGCGCCTGCACAGCCCCGCACGGCCAGTGCTGGTGTTTGACGGCGCAACGGGAACATCGCTTCAGCAGATGGATCTGACCGCCGATGACTTCGGCGGCCTAGCCCTTGAGGGCTGCAACGAAAACCTGGTGTTCACGCGTCCGGATGCGGTCCAGGCGGTCCATCGTCAGTTCCTCGAAGCGGGCTGTGATGTGATCGAGACCGACACCTTTGGGGCGACCTCAACGGTGTTGGCCGAGTACGACATCCAGGACAAGGCCTTTGAGCTCAACAAGCGGGCCGCGGAGTTGGCCCGTGAGATGGCGGCGGCCTACTCAACGCCTGAGAAGCCCAGGTTTGTCGCCGGCTCGATGGGGCCGACAACCAAGCTGCCAACCCTGGGTCACATCGGCTTCGATGAGATGCGCGACTCCTTTGCGGAGCAGGCCGAGGGCCTGATCGCAGGCGATGTCGACCTGTTCATCGTTGAGACCTGTCAGGACGTCCTGCAGATCAAGGCGGCCCTCCAGGGGATTGAACAGGCCTTTGCCAAGACCGGCGAACGGCGTCCACTGATGGTCAGCGTGACGATGGAAACCACCGGCACGATGCTGGTGGGATCGGATATCGCTGCTGTCGTGGCGATCCTTGAGCCCTTTCCAATCGATGTTCTTGGCCTGAACTGCGCGACGGGCCCTGAGCAGATGAAGGAGCACGTTCGCTACCTCTCGGCCCACAGCCCCTTCGTCGTCAGCTGTATCCCCAACGCGGGATTGCCCGAAAACATTGGCGGTGTGGCGCACTACCGCCTCACGCCCACCGAGATGAAGATGCAGCTGATGCACTTCGTCGAGGACCTTGGTGTCCAGGTGATCGGTGGCTGCTGCGGCACAACTCCCGCCCACATCGGCGCCCTGGCGGAGCTCGCTTCTGAACTGCAGCCTGCAGAGCGCAGCGTGCGTGGAAGCACTGAGCCGGATGCCGATGCTCCACGGCCAGCCCTGCAGTACGAACCCTCCGCCAGTTCGATCTACGGCGTTACCCCCTATCTGCAGGACAACTCCTTCCTGATCATTGGTGAGCGACTGAATGCCAGTGGCTCCAAGAAGGTCCGGGAGTTGCTGGCGGAAGAGGATTGGGATGGTCTGGTTTCCGTTGCCCGGGGGCAGGTCAAGGAGAACGCCCACGTTCTCGATGTCAATGTCGACTATGTCGGCCGTGATGGCGAGGCCGATATGCACGCCTTGGTGAGCCGTCTGGTCACCAACGTCAACCTTCCCTTGATGCTTGACTCCACGGAGTGGCAAAAGATGGAAGCCGGTCTGAAGGTGGCCGGTGGTAAGTGCATCCTCAACTCCACCAACTACGAAGACGGTGACGAGCGCTTTTTCAAAGTGCTGGAACTGGCGCGTGACTATGGCGCTGGTGTGGTGGTCGGCACTATTGATGAGGAGGGGATGGCCCGCAGCGCAGAGCGCAAATTCGCCATCGCACAACGCGCTTACCGGGACGCCCTGGAATACGGCATTCCAGCCCATGAAATCTTCTACGACCCTCTAGCGCTGCCCATCTCAACGGGCATCGAAGAGGACCGTGAGAACGGCCTCGCCACCGTCCAGGCGATTCGCATGATTCGCGAAAACCTCCCGGGCGTCCATGTGGTTCTCGGTGTCAGCAACGTCAGTTTCGGCCTGTCACCTGCGGCTCGCATCGTTCTGAACTCCGTCTTCCTGCACGACTGCTGTGAGGCGGGCATGGATGCGGCCATCGTGAGCCCTGCGAAAATCCTCCCCCTGATCAAGATCAGTGAGGAGCACCAGCAGGTCTGCCGCGATCTGATCAATGACCGCAGGCGCTTTGAGAACGGCGTCTGCGTCTATGACCCGCTGACGGAGCTCACCACGCTGTTCGAGGGCGTGTCCACCAAGGAAGCCCGCGCCTCCGGTCCCTCCTTGGCAGACCTTCCGGTTGAGGAGCGGCTCAAGCAGCACATCATCGATGGCGAGCGCATTGGCCTTGAGGATGCCCTGCGTCTTGCGCTTGAGACCTACAAACCGCTGCACATCATCAACACCTTCCTGCTTGATGGGATGAAGGTGGTAGGTGAACTCTTCGGCTCCGGCCAAATGCAGTTGCCTTTTGTGCTTCAGAGTGCCGAGACGATGAAGTCTGCAGTGGCTTTCCTGGAGCCATTAATGGACAAGGTGGAGGGTGAGAGTTCAGCGAAAGCGAAGTTCTTGATTGCCACTGTCAAAGGCGATGTCCATGACATCGGCAAGAATCTCGTTGACATCATCCTCACGAATAACGGCTACGAGGTGATCAACCTGGGCATTAAGCAGCCCGTCGAGGCCATCATTGAGGCGCAGCAGAAGCACAACGCTGATTGCATTGCCATGAGTGGGTTGTTGGTTAAGTCAACGGCCTTCATGAAGGACAACTTGGCTGCGTTCAATGAGGCAGGGATCAATGTCCCTGTGATCCTTGGTGGTGCTGCGTTAACCCCTCGCTTTGTCAATAAGGACTGCCGTGAGGTTTATGCCGGTCAGGTGATTTACGGCCGCGATGCGTTTGCTGACCTGCGGTTCATGGATGCCCTCGTGACCGCCAAAGCGGATGAGCAGTGGGACAACGCCAAGGGGTTCCTGGGTGCGATTCCCGAGGGCCTTGGTCTGGACAATGCTGGCGAATCTGACGGTCAGCCAGAGGGCTCTGGCGGCAAGGCAGCGGCTGAATCGACTCCCGCTGCGCTAACTCCCGTCTCAACGGAACGCTCCGAAGCCGTCCCTGAAGAGCCAGCCCTCACCCCTCCGTTCTGGGGAAGTCAGGTCCTGCGGGAAGACGCGATCGACATCGAATCTGTCTTCGCCTACCTGGATCGCAATGCCCTCTTCGCCGGGCAGTGGCAACTGCGCAAGGCCCAAGGACAGTCCCGCGAGGACTATGAGGCCATGCTCGCTGAGAAGGCTGAGCCGGTCCTCGCCCACTGGAAGCAGCGCTGCATCGATGAGGCCCTGCTGAGCCCTCGGGTGGCCTATGGCTACTACCCCTGTGGCCGCGATGGAAATGCCCTTGTGGTGCTTAACCCTGAGCAACACGACCAGGAGCTCGGACGCTTTGAGCTGCCGCGCCAGCGATCAGGCAACCGCTACTGCATCGCTGATTTCTATCGCGACCTCGCCCCCGGGGCCACAGACGTGCTGCCGATGCAGGCGGTGACCATGGGTGAGCGGGCCACTGAATTCGCCCAGGAGCTCTTCAAGGGCGATCAGTACAGCGACTACCTGTACTTCCATGGACTTGGCGTTCAAATGGCAGAGGCCTTGGCCGAATGGGTCCATGCCCGCATTCGCAGCGAGCTGGGCTATCCGGACCCCGCAGACATGCCCCTGCGCGATGTCTTAGCTCAGCGCTATCGCGGCAGTCGCTACTCCTTTGGTTATCCCGCCTGCCCCAACGTCCCGGATTCCCGTCAACAGCTCACCTGGCTGGGTACGGATCGCATTGGGTTGAGCATGGACGAGAGCGACCAACTGGAGCCCGAGCAGAGCACCACAGCTCTGGTCGCCCTGCACAGCCAGGCTCGCTATTTCTCCGCTTAG